The following proteins are encoded in a genomic region of Dialister hominis:
- a CDS encoding D-alanine--D-alanine ligase family protein, translated as MITKNSKIVVLMGGPSTEAEISKKTGKAVADALLSLGYNVTPCEYIPDHVVEDLKRLSAEVVFIALHGKYGEDGTIQSVLELAKIPYTGSGVTSSAITMDKIVSSRIFKQAGLPMSKSQAYYLSEGIDAVEKEILNEFSFPVVLKPACEGSTIGIEIVREKENLHEALQRVFQVEPRILAESYLAGDEFTVSVLDGHALPVIQICPHSGQYDFHSKYTKGATDYIVPANIPAELSGLMGSIAEKGYKVAECAGVVRFDFKLDSEGRPFILEANSIPGMTATSLVPKAAAAAGIDFPELCEKILLEAGLNKV; from the coding sequence GTGATTACAAAAAATAGCAAGATTGTCGTTTTAATGGGTGGTCCGTCTACGGAAGCCGAAATTTCCAAAAAAACAGGTAAAGCTGTAGCCGATGCACTTTTATCATTAGGGTATAACGTAACACCGTGTGAATATATACCGGACCATGTGGTCGAAGATCTGAAAAGACTGTCCGCTGAAGTCGTCTTTATTGCACTCCACGGCAAGTATGGCGAGGATGGAACTATTCAAAGCGTCCTTGAACTTGCTAAAATACCATATACCGGTTCTGGTGTGACCTCCAGTGCCATCACTATGGATAAAATCGTATCAAGCCGCATATTCAAGCAGGCAGGACTTCCCATGTCGAAGTCCCAGGCGTATTATCTGAGCGAAGGTATTGATGCTGTAGAAAAGGAGATCTTGAATGAGTTCTCTTTCCCTGTAGTATTGAAGCCTGCCTGTGAGGGTTCAACGATCGGAATTGAGATTGTAAGAGAAAAAGAAAACCTTCATGAAGCTTTGCAGAGAGTTTTCCAGGTTGAGCCGCGAATCCTGGCTGAATCCTACCTGGCAGGAGATGAATTTACCGTATCTGTACTGGACGGACATGCACTGCCGGTCATACAGATCTGTCCTCACTCCGGTCAGTATGACTTTCATTCAAAATATACAAAGGGCGCAACCGATTATATCGTGCCGGCCAATATCCCTGCTGAACTTTCCGGCTTAATGGGATCCATCGCTGAAAAGGGCTATAAAGTCGCAGAGTGTGCCGGTGTTGTAAGATTTGACTTCAAACTGGATTCAGAAGGGCGGCCTTTTATTCTGGAAGCGAATTCAATACCGGGGATGACAGCAACAAGTCTCGTTCCAAAGGCTGCAGCAGCTGCCGGGATTGATTTCCCTGAACTTTGTGAAAAGATTCTCCTGGAAGCAGGTTTAAACAAAGTTTAA
- a CDS encoding cell division protein FtsQ/DivIB, whose translation MDNFKSFNDFRKEQHRETTRSSYADSNENHQQAISTEEETVSSTINTASSPKPRRRRKRSTLNYKKILILTAAFICVFIVSLFFLPISLGSIVIKGSNTITLDDVLFEAKIKTPVNTLRVSGSAIEDALSHDYRVEKVNVTRVFPLTIDVDITDRIPLAVVQDDYGYAFIDKTGLVMETVQSIHKVSVPMITGKRFGNLLIGDHVSGDEIDKAMQFLNHLKPESVQDFSEINIGNPQNIIAYTRDGITVRLGNGSQIDKQAELAEDMVGDVKARGLSVEFVDANLASPYIKLKK comes from the coding sequence ATGGATAATTTTAAGAGCTTCAATGATTTTCGCAAAGAACAGCATAGGGAAACAACGCGCAGCAGCTATGCTGATAGTAACGAAAATCATCAGCAGGCAATCTCAACAGAAGAGGAGACCGTAAGCAGTACTATTAATACTGCAAGTTCTCCTAAACCTCGGCGGAGAAGAAAAAGAAGCACTTTAAATTATAAGAAAATTCTTATTTTGACTGCTGCCTTTATATGTGTATTTATTGTAAGCCTTTTCTTCCTTCCGATTTCCCTTGGGAGCATAGTCATCAAAGGATCGAATACGATTACGCTGGATGATGTTTTATTTGAGGCGAAGATAAAGACTCCTGTGAATACCCTGCGGGTAAGCGGCTCAGCGATAGAAGATGCATTATCTCATGACTATAGAGTCGAAAAGGTTAATGTCACACGAGTTTTCCCGCTTACGATCGATGTGGATATAACAGACCGGATCCCCCTGGCTGTTGTGCAGGATGATTATGGATATGCCTTTATTGATAAGACCGGACTTGTTATGGAAACCGTTCAATCCATCCATAAAGTCAGTGTACCGATGATTACAGGAAAGCGTTTCGGAAATCTGCTGATCGGTGATCATGTCAGCGGTGATGAAATAGATAAGGCCATGCAGTTTTTGAATCATTTAAAACCTGAAAGTGTACAAGACTTTTCGGAAATCAATATAGGAAATCCGCAGAACATAATCGCTTACACCAGAGACGGCATAACCGTCCGGCTTGGGAACGGATCGCAGATCGATAAACAGGCCGAGCTTGCGGAAGATATGGTCGGGGATGTGAAGGCCAGAGGTCTCTCTGTCGAATTTGTAGATGCCAATCTTGCATCGCCTTATATTAAATTAAAGAAATAG
- a CDS encoding ChbG/HpnK family deacetylase: protein MKKRLIVNADDFGIHETVNKAVYRGFESGILTSTSIMAGGRAFDDAVAMAKTMGDIGIGIHLTLVGGLETVLPQAEVPSITWDNGVLCNNYVDLILRDLKGLIRAEDVYNEWDAQIRKILDTGLSVTHIDGHQHMHMWNHFFPIALSLAKKYKIHCMRVPDESLTFGLSFRPKSLFRFSAKNALSLMARNHRDSLKKAGIKSNDHFFGMLYGGHFHEQRMYDAAGKLEAGVTEFMCHPAANSQLMESTFHWGYHGEDELKALLSLRLKNELKEKDVELISYRDL, encoded by the coding sequence ATGAAAAAAAGGTTGATTGTTAATGCCGATGATTTCGGAATTCACGAGACTGTGAATAAAGCAGTTTATCGGGGATTTGAATCGGGTATACTGACAAGTACTTCGATTATGGCTGGGGGACGCGCCTTTGATGATGCTGTTGCTATGGCCAAAACAATGGGGGATATAGGGATAGGAATTCATTTGACTCTTGTTGGCGGGCTGGAAACAGTGCTGCCTCAGGCTGAGGTCCCTTCCATAACTTGGGATAATGGCGTGCTTTGCAATAATTATGTTGACTTGATCCTGCGTGATCTGAAGGGATTGATACGCGCAGAGGATGTATATAATGAATGGGATGCCCAGATAAGAAAGATTCTTGATACAGGGCTTTCGGTCACGCATATTGATGGACACCAGCATATGCATATGTGGAATCATTTTTTTCCCATCGCGTTAAGCCTGGCAAAGAAATACAAGATACACTGCATGCGTGTTCCTGATGAAAGTCTCACCTTTGGCCTTTCTTTCAGGCCAAAGAGTTTATTCAGATTTTCTGCTAAGAATGCATTGTCTCTGATGGCAAGGAATCATCGGGACAGTCTGAAGAAAGCAGGAATCAAATCAAATGATCATTTTTTCGGAATGCTTTATGGAGGGCATTTCCACGAGCAGCGGATGTATGATGCTGCCGGGAAGCTTGAAGCAGGTGTTACCGAGTTTATGTGTCATCCCGCTGCAAACTCGCAATTGATGGAATCAACATTCCATTGGGGTTATCATGGTGAGGATGAGTTAAAGGCCTTGCTTTCGCTCCGACTAAAGAACGAGCTCAAAGAAAAGGATGTGGAGTTAATTTCATACAGGGATCTATGA
- a CDS encoding glycosyltransferase family 9 protein, giving the protein MSSLGDIIHALPSLYALRKSFPEARITWAVHPAFAKILPELPWIDEIFLVDRKKIKDLKYLLSVRKELHSRKFDLVIDLQMIAKSAIIAAFSGCSTRIGYNDAREGSFLVSKPISGPHKHGHIIEQLLDVMRYLGCNCDEIEFPIRDCSKQEETVKAKLAQHGVNGDYVVIVPGTRGEEKKWPIEYWGELAKEFSALGIYTVISGTKNEKDLSEKITGYYTSSYIVDFVGETDLLELAALEKMASLHISSDTGPLHIANAMHTPIIALFGPTKADRSGPYGNDNSVILTAGDGKMSSIAVSTVYDKAKEILKL; this is encoded by the coding sequence ATGAGCTCTTTGGGGGATATCATTCACGCACTTCCTTCTTTGTATGCTCTGAGAAAATCTTTCCCGGAAGCCCGCATAACCTGGGCTGTTCATCCTGCGTTTGCAAAGATTCTTCCTGAACTTCCCTGGATTGATGAAATATTTCTGGTTGATAGAAAAAAGATTAAGGATTTAAAGTATCTTTTATCTGTCAGAAAAGAACTTCACAGCAGGAAGTTTGATCTGGTCATAGATCTTCAAATGATAGCCAAAAGTGCGATTATTGCAGCATTTTCCGGATGCAGCACAAGGATTGGGTATAATGACGCACGTGAAGGCAGCTTCCTAGTAAGCAAACCGATTTCCGGACCTCACAAGCATGGACATATTATTGAACAGCTCCTTGACGTAATGAGATACCTGGGATGTAATTGTGATGAAATCGAATTCCCGATCAGGGATTGCTCAAAGCAGGAAGAGACTGTGAAGGCAAAGTTGGCCCAGCATGGTGTCAATGGGGATTATGTCGTCATTGTCCCGGGGACCCGCGGCGAGGAAAAGAAATGGCCGATAGAATACTGGGGTGAATTAGCAAAAGAATTCTCAGCCCTGGGGATTTATACAGTCATATCTGGTACAAAAAATGAGAAGGATTTATCCGAGAAAATTACCGGTTATTACACATCATCATATATAGTTGATTTTGTTGGTGAGACAGACCTTCTCGAACTGGCTGCACTCGAAAAGATGGCATCGCTGCATATTTCCAGCGATACGGGTCCACTGCATATCGCTAATGCAATGCATACACCGATCATTGCTTTGTTTGGTCCTACGAAAGCCGACAGAAGCGGGCCTTATGGCAATGATAACAGTGTCATCTTGACGGCCGGTGATGGTAAAATGAGTTCAATCGCCGTTTCTACGGTTTACGATAAGGCAAAAGAGATATTGAAGCTCTAA
- a CDS encoding TrmH family RNA methyltransferase, with the protein MELITSQTNRWIKCAMQLKHRKYRDKFGLFVMEGIRSVYDANDLGIEDCICFFTARYADDSNLNQFFERAKILHWKLLLIDDKLMKLISSTEHSQGILLIVKKEVPDPARLKNPMKGRYVLLDSIQDPGNIGTIIRTAAAAEVKGILLTKGCTDAYSDKAVRSSMGSILRIPVYENISLEFLQDLKKSGISFIGTALKNALPYKEANVPEDCIFVFGNEGDGISPEILAMTDFNVYIPIAGVESLNVAIASAIILFHFKD; encoded by the coding sequence ATGGAATTAATAACAAGTCAGACTAACAGATGGATAAAATGCGCGATGCAGCTGAAGCATCGGAAATACAGGGACAAATTTGGATTATTTGTTATGGAGGGAATCCGTAGTGTTTATGATGCCAATGATTTAGGAATTGAAGACTGCATATGCTTTTTTACAGCACGGTATGCAGATGATTCAAATTTAAATCAGTTTTTTGAACGTGCGAAAATTCTCCATTGGAAATTACTGCTTATAGATGATAAATTAATGAAATTAATATCATCTACGGAACACAGTCAGGGAATACTTCTTATAGTAAAAAAGGAAGTGCCTGATCCCGCGCGTTTAAAGAATCCCATGAAAGGCAGATATGTCTTATTAGACAGCATACAGGATCCGGGAAATATCGGTACTATTATCAGGACTGCGGCAGCTGCTGAAGTAAAGGGGATTCTTCTTACGAAAGGCTGTACAGATGCTTACTCAGACAAAGCAGTCAGAAGTTCCATGGGAAGCATTTTAAGAATCCCTGTCTACGAAAATATTTCACTGGAGTTTCTGCAGGATCTGAAGAAATCCGGGATATCATTCATTGGGACTGCATTAAAAAATGCGCTGCCTTATAAAGAGGCAAATGTTCCAGAGGATTGTATTTTTGTATTCGGGAATGAAGGAGATGGAATCAGTCCGGAAATTCTGGCAATGACAGACTTTAATGTATATATACCGATTGCCGGTGTTGAGTCATTAAATGTTGCCATAGCATCTGCAATTATTTTGTTTCATTTCAAAGATTGA
- a CDS encoding ACT domain-containing protein, whose translation MKKKDQQFYLVDLKILPEAIKKTIRVKEMLQDGTCGSINEAVKKVDISRSAYYKYKDHVAPAFETEKDKIVVLFLVMSDDFAVFNRVLRRIVKDRNEIISLNRGIPAEKLVAVTITIKTEESLSYLQYLQETIKEMKGIQSLIFEARGELT comes from the coding sequence ATGAAGAAAAAGGATCAACAGTTTTATTTAGTAGATCTTAAAATACTTCCTGAAGCCATAAAGAAAACAATCCGGGTAAAAGAAATGCTTCAGGACGGGACTTGCGGATCTATTAATGAAGCCGTGAAAAAAGTGGATATCAGCAGAAGTGCATATTATAAATATAAAGACCATGTTGCCCCTGCATTTGAAACAGAAAAAGATAAGATAGTCGTTCTTTTCCTGGTAATGTCGGATGATTTTGCAGTTTTCAACCGGGTTCTTAGAAGAATTGTCAAGGATCGGAATGAAATTATTTCTCTAAACAGGGGTATCCCTGCAGAGAAGCTCGTTGCGGTTACTATAACAATAAAGACTGAGGAATCTTTATCATACCTTCAATATTTACAGGAGACGATCAAAGAAATGAAAGGAATCCAGTCTCTGATATTTGAGGCAAGAGGAGAATTAACATGA
- a CDS encoding homoserine dehydrogenase, with amino-acid sequence MREINIALLGFGTVGRGVAEVIRRNSKIIEDQIDCKLRITHVLVRNTEKYRDLDILKDVVVTDDFNCVIDAAPEIIIEVMGGIHPAKEYIFEALNHRINVVSANKDLVALFGPEIMHTATENKVNFSCEASVAGGIPILKPLHDSLAANQIESIIGIVNGTTNFILSDMDDSGVSYSDALRVAQKKGYAEADPTNDVCGYDAARKLAILASIGFRANVTFDDVLVEGIEKISQKDIQYASEMNYTIKLLAVAMRQENGIALNVYPAFVPRSHPLASVKGSYNAIYVTGNIVEDVMFYGRGAGSLPTASAVMGDVISTAKHILNHSTGTEMMLTETKRIPFYSSLKLKNAYYFRLLVDDMTGVLSQIAAAYADNNISIREVVQKSRIEDAAELMIITEETPRENIIHVEKALQVLPCMRQVANIIRVMDDGKR; translated from the coding sequence ATGAGAGAAATCAATATTGCGTTACTTGGTTTTGGAACTGTAGGCAGGGGTGTTGCTGAGGTAATACGGAGAAATAGCAAGATTATTGAAGATCAGATTGACTGCAAACTTCGTATCACGCATGTTCTGGTAAGAAATACTGAAAAGTACAGAGATCTGGATATCCTGAAGGATGTTGTCGTAACAGATGACTTCAACTGTGTTATAGATGCCGCCCCAGAGATCATTATTGAAGTGATGGGGGGAATTCATCCTGCGAAAGAATACATTTTTGAAGCTCTCAACCATAGGATCAATGTTGTAAGTGCCAATAAGGATCTGGTGGCCCTTTTCGGCCCGGAAATTATGCATACGGCAACCGAGAACAAGGTAAACTTCTCCTGCGAGGCGAGTGTAGCAGGCGGGATACCGATCTTAAAGCCGCTGCATGACTCTTTGGCGGCAAATCAGATAGAAAGCATCATCGGTATCGTAAATGGAACGACGAACTTTATATTGTCAGATATGGATGATTCCGGTGTAAGCTATTCTGATGCGCTGAGGGTTGCACAGAAAAAAGGATATGCCGAAGCTGACCCGACCAATGATGTGTGCGGATATGATGCAGCGCGAAAACTTGCCATTCTTGCATCCATCGGTTTCCGTGCCAATGTCACATTTGACGATGTTCTTGTAGAAGGCATTGAAAAGATTTCACAAAAGGACATCCAGTATGCCAGTGAGATGAATTATACGATAAAGCTTCTTGCTGTTGCTATGAGGCAGGAAAACGGCATAGCTCTCAATGTTTATCCGGCATTTGTTCCTAGAAGCCATCCGCTTGCATCAGTCAAGGGATCTTATAATGCAATTTACGTTACTGGCAATATTGTCGAGGATGTAATGTTTTATGGCAGGGGCGCCGGTTCTCTTCCTACAGCCAGTGCTGTTATGGGAGATGTCATAAGCACAGCAAAGCATATTTTGAATCATTCAACCGGAACAGAAATGATGCTTACTGAAACGAAGCGTATTCCTTTCTATTCTTCGCTTAAACTGAAAAATGCATATTATTTCAGACTTCTTGTAGATGATATGACAGGCGTACTTTCTCAGATTGCTGCTGCTTATGCCGACAACAATATCAGTATCAGAGAAGTTGTCCAGAAGAGCAGGATTGAGGACGCAGCTGAATTGATGATTATTACCGAAGAAACTCCGAGGGAGAATATTATTCATGTTGAAAAGGCGCTTCAGGTACTTCCGTGCATGAGGCAGGTTGCAAATATTATAAGGGTAATGGATGATGGCAAGAGGTAA
- the ftsZ gene encoding cell division protein FtsZ, whose protein sequence is MEQSEIAKIKVIGVGGGGNNAVNRMIDEQVKGVEFIAVNTELQVLNKSEAETKIQIGEKLTKGLGAGAKPEVGEQAAEESREDLTKALTGADMVFVTAGMGGGTGTGAAPVAAQCARELGALTIAVVTKPFSFEGKVRAKNAEEGIERLKNNVDAILVVPNDKLMGIIDKKTSIKNAFKTADDVLRQGIQGISDLITVPGIINLDFADVRTIMSDQGEALMGIGIGTGDNRASDAATMAINSPLLERSIDGAKGIIINITGNEDLGLFEINEASQIITEAADPDANIIWGTSVDPDLDNDTVKITVIATGFGDKKKPSPNSVGPRFSNSVRPNPGIAVPEFLRK, encoded by the coding sequence ATGGAACAATCTGAAATTGCAAAAATTAAAGTTATTGGTGTTGGCGGCGGCGGAAACAATGCTGTAAACCGTATGATTGATGAACAGGTTAAAGGTGTTGAGTTTATTGCCGTTAATACTGAACTGCAGGTTTTAAATAAATCTGAAGCTGAAACAAAAATTCAGATCGGTGAAAAATTAACAAAAGGTCTGGGCGCTGGTGCAAAACCGGAAGTTGGCGAACAGGCAGCTGAGGAATCAAGAGAAGATCTGACCAAAGCATTGACCGGAGCCGATATGGTATTCGTTACAGCCGGAATGGGCGGCGGCACAGGAACCGGTGCTGCTCCTGTAGCTGCGCAGTGTGCAAGAGAATTAGGCGCTCTGACTATTGCAGTTGTAACCAAGCCATTTTCCTTTGAAGGCAAGGTTAGAGCTAAGAATGCTGAAGAAGGCATTGAACGTTTGAAAAACAATGTTGATGCAATCCTCGTCGTTCCTAACGATAAATTGATGGGAATTATTGATAAGAAAACATCAATCAAGAATGCATTCAAAACAGCAGATGATGTTCTTCGTCAGGGAATTCAGGGTATTTCCGATTTGATTACAGTACCTGGAATCATCAACCTGGATTTTGCAGATGTCAGGACCATCATGAGCGATCAGGGTGAAGCATTAATGGGAATCGGCATCGGTACCGGCGATAACAGAGCCAGCGATGCAGCTACCATGGCAATCAACAGCCCGCTTCTTGAACGCAGCATTGATGGAGCAAAAGGCATTATCATCAATATTACAGGCAATGAAGACCTCGGTCTTTTCGAAATTAATGAAGCTTCTCAAATTATTACAGAAGCTGCTGATCCAGATGCTAATATCATTTGGGGAACATCTGTCGATCCGGATCTTGATAACGATACAGTAAAGATTACTGTTATTGCTACCGGCTTCGGCGACAAAAAGAAACCATCACCTAATTCTGTTGGGCCAAGATTCAGTAATTCTGTACGCCCCAACCCGGGTATTGCGGTTCCGGAATTCCTCAGAAAATAA
- a CDS encoding IS30 family transposase encodes MDQNHFTTDTLRKKGAHLTFEERVIIQTRLRDKQSYRSIAREIGCCVNTVRNEVKRGKVLCYNGKVERYRAADGQSTYEAHRENCGRKCDAIAKGAFLDYVQKRLQEHHWSLDACFGRALVTGEFQRGEMVCTKTLYNYVTLGLLGKIKSIDLPLRVKRKNARKRVRERKKKFGRSIDERDPSVDERQDFGHWECDLVLGSRSKDEVLLTLVERKTRCSLIRKLPNKESASVIAAFRKLKDGMFRGCFSRVFLSITTDNGSEFSSLSELEKLSHTRIYYAHPYCSGDKGTNENHNGLFRRFLPKGKKIQDYPVEHISRVECWANTLPRKILGYKTPEECFREEMLAALTA; translated from the coding sequence ATGGATCAAAATCATTTTACCACGGATACGTTACGCAAAAAAGGGGCTCATTTAACTTTTGAGGAACGAGTCATTATCCAAACGCGTCTCCGCGACAAGCAATCGTATCGGAGCATAGCCCGTGAGATTGGGTGCTGTGTCAATACGGTACGCAACGAGGTGAAGCGTGGCAAGGTTCTTTGCTATAACGGCAAGGTGGAACGCTATCGCGCAGCAGACGGGCAAAGCACCTATGAGGCGCATCGCGAAAACTGTGGTCGCAAATGCGACGCCATAGCAAAGGGAGCATTCCTCGACTATGTGCAGAAGAGACTTCAGGAACATCACTGGTCGCTCGATGCCTGCTTTGGCAGGGCACTGGTTACGGGAGAATTTCAACGTGGCGAGATGGTCTGTACGAAAACCCTGTACAACTATGTCACGCTGGGGCTCCTAGGAAAAATCAAGAGTATTGACCTGCCCTTGCGCGTCAAGCGAAAAAACGCCAGAAAGCGGGTTCGTGAGCGTAAGAAGAAGTTCGGCCGCAGTATAGATGAGCGCGATCCTTCTGTGGATGAGCGTCAGGATTTCGGGCATTGGGAGTGTGACCTTGTACTGGGATCTCGCTCAAAGGACGAAGTACTGCTGACCCTGGTTGAGCGCAAGACACGCTGTTCCCTCATCAGAAAACTGCCCAACAAGGAAAGTGCCTCTGTAATAGCAGCCTTCAGAAAATTGAAGGATGGAATGTTCCGCGGCTGTTTCAGCCGAGTGTTCCTCAGCATTACGACAGACAATGGCAGTGAGTTTTCCAGCCTGTCGGAGCTAGAGAAACTAAGTCACACACGGATCTATTATGCGCATCCGTACTGCTCCGGCGACAAAGGTACGAATGAGAATCACAACGGCTTATTCCGTCGATTTCTTCCCAAAGGGAAGAAAATCCAGGATTACCCAGTGGAACACATTTCCAGAGTAGAGTGCTGGGCCAACACCCTGCCAAGAAAAATACTCGGCTATAAGACACCCGAGGAGTGTTTTAGGGAAGAAATGCTTGCAGCACTTACTGCATAA
- the nrdR gene encoding transcriptional regulator NrdR, protein MRCPYCSSADTKVTDSRDTDDGASIRRRRQCLSCGRRFTTYETVEQAPLRVIKKDGTREVFNRNKLRSGLIRACEKRNITSEQIENIVDVVERKVRSDLGQEVSTEMIGNIVMEELRKLDQVAYVRFASVYREFKDIGSFMSELEALMKSSKAKSADSDTAKTKKTEDNNDTK, encoded by the coding sequence ATGAGATGCCCTTATTGCAGCAGTGCAGACACCAAGGTAACAGATTCCAGAGATACAGATGATGGTGCATCCATTCGCAGACGCCGCCAGTGTCTTTCCTGCGGAAGACGTTTTACCACCTATGAAACTGTAGAACAAGCGCCTCTTCGCGTTATCAAAAAAGATGGAACACGTGAAGTCTTTAACAGGAATAAGCTGAGAAGCGGGTTGATCAGAGCTTGCGAAAAGAGAAATATCACCTCGGAGCAAATTGAAAATATTGTTGATGTTGTTGAGAGAAAAGTTAGAAGCGATCTTGGCCAGGAAGTTTCTACCGAAATGATTGGCAATATTGTTATGGAAGAATTGCGGAAACTGGATCAGGTTGCTTATGTAAGGTTTGCATCGGTTTATCGTGAGTTTAAGGATATCGGCAGTTTTATGAGCGAACTCGAAGCATTAATGAAGAGTTCGAAGGCGAAATCTGCTGATTCTGATACTGCGAAGACTAAAAAGACAGAGGATAATAATGATACCAAATGA
- a CDS encoding D-glycero-alpha-D-manno-heptose-1,7-bisphosphate 7-phosphatase — MKKAIIFDRDGVLNKDKGYIHSWDELEWIDGAREAVARLTEDGWLLFVATNQSGVARGYYTESDVQLLHEQMNSSFRELGGNITKFFYCPHLPGAPVKKYDVVCDCRKPAPGMIIRAINEYNLPKDQVFLFGDSDRDIKAAEAAGIKGFLFDGTNLKDFVYQKLAGLGYRDNGKEDI, encoded by the coding sequence ATTAAGAAAGCGATAATCTTTGACCGAGATGGTGTACTTAATAAGGATAAGGGATATATACATTCCTGGGATGAATTAGAATGGATTGATGGAGCCCGTGAAGCAGTTGCCAGGCTGACAGAGGACGGATGGCTTCTTTTTGTCGCTACAAATCAAAGCGGTGTAGCAAGAGGCTATTATACAGAAAGCGACGTTCAATTGCTTCATGAACAAATGAATTCTTCTTTTCGTGAATTAGGCGGAAATATAACGAAATTCTTTTATTGTCCCCATTTACCAGGTGCACCTGTGAAGAAGTACGATGTTGTCTGTGATTGCAGAAAACCCGCTCCAGGGATGATTATCAGGGCAATAAACGAGTATAATCTTCCCAAAGATCAAGTTTTCCTTTTCGGTGATTCCGATAGGGATATTAAAGCCGCAGAAGCGGCGGGTATTAAGGGATTCCTGTTTGATGGGACAAATCTTAAGGACTTTGTATATCAAAAATTAGCTGGTTTAGGATATAGAGACAATGGCAAGGAAGACATATAA
- the gmhA gene encoding D-sedoheptulose 7-phosphate isomerase: MIPNDLILKCFEEHENVLNKTKMLAPVIEEAAALCAHTLQSGNKILVCGNGGSAADSQHIAAEFVGRYHNERKSLPAIALTTDSSILTAVGNDYDFDRVFSRQVSGLGVSGDLLWAISTSGNSKNVNEALKTARSKGLKTIGFTGHEGGLMKSLCDVAIVVPADVTARIQEMHILCAHIICQIIDDMEW, translated from the coding sequence ATGATACCAAATGATTTGATATTGAAGTGTTTTGAAGAACACGAAAATGTTTTGAATAAAACTAAAATGCTTGCACCGGTTATAGAAGAAGCGGCTGCATTATGCGCGCATACACTTCAGTCCGGGAATAAGATACTTGTCTGCGGTAATGGAGGAAGTGCAGCTGATTCTCAGCATATTGCCGCTGAGTTTGTAGGAAGATATCATAATGAGAGAAAATCACTTCCTGCTATAGCTCTGACGACAGATTCTTCTATTTTAACTGCAGTAGGGAACGATTATGATTTTGACCGTGTTTTTTCCAGACAGGTGAGCGGTTTAGGCGTTTCAGGAGATCTGCTTTGGGCTATATCGACGAGCGGAAACAGCAAAAATGTCAATGAAGCTTTAAAGACAGCCCGCAGCAAGGGACTGAAGACAATCGGATTTACAGGACATGAGGGTGGATTGATGAAATCTTTGTGTGATGTTGCGATTGTTGTTCCCGCTGATGTTACTGCAAGAATACAGGAAATGCATATTTTATGTGCACATATTATTTGTCAGATTATTGATGATATGGAATGGTAA